One Tenebrio molitor chromosome 2, icTenMoli1.1, whole genome shotgun sequence genomic region harbors:
- the BORCS7 gene encoding BLOC-1-related complex subunit 7, giving the protein MASASSTSARSLFADSKMRLADRVQVNVNNISSLARQITRGSKSSEILMHSARNFAVQEHLMDNCESNLKKMQLLCVHLGYQHDSMLKSAQQIEEVKEQVCAMQR; this is encoded by the exons ATGGCATCCGCAAGTAGCACAAGTGCAAGATCTCTCTTTGCCGATTCCAAGATGCGTCTAGCGGATCGAGTTCAGGTCAATGTTAATAATATCTCATCGTTGGCCAGACAGATCACCAGGGGTTCGAAAAGTAGTGAG ATATTGATGCATTCCGCTCGAAACTTTGCCGTTCAAGAGCATCTAATGGACAATTGCGAgagtaatttgaaaaaaatgcaactTCTTTGCGTCCACCTCGGTTATCAACATGATTCCATGCTTAAATCGGCCCAACAAATTGAGGAAGTTAAAGAGCAAGTGTGTGCGATGCAACGATAA
- the Acsf3 gene encoding malonate--CoA ligase ACSF3, mitochondrial, translated as MSMSLLLTRHWQFCRRLPTLTIQTRLQQTKPKLAVSGDVIPIFSNAHLFPEKVALRDTIGSYTYASLFISAKELSKTITQKLDAKTNQRVMFLCSNNAEYVITLWAIWMSGQIAVPLSPLHPKNILLYYTNDTNASLLITTEKYVDLMQRVAKNTNTNLHVLDDKLRLNTTEKVATIKSDLEAPLSLSFYSNNNAMILYTSGTTGNPKGVVLTHKNLVFQVNTLLEAWKWVPNDVILHTLPLHHVHGIVNALLCPLYLGAKIIMLPKFEANSVWSHLLGVNAQPSDRRITVYMAVPTIYAKLIEEYDRVFGSDSQMVEYIRNTLKNKIRLMVSGSAPLPFPIYDKWLEISGHRLLERYGMTEIGMCLSNLYDSNREPGYLGLPLPGVSVKLIDKPESATQEITVVESVNNNGEVTCETNDKFASNNELNGELLVKSEGVFKEYYNRPEATKKEFTNDGWFKTGDMCAYSLDKGKFKILGRKSSDIIKSGGYKISAISVETVLLGHPDIKECVVVGLEDQKWGQRVAAIVILREGKSVTVDSLKKWAADKLPKYSLPTVLEIVEEIPKNAMGKVNKRQLTDSVFGK; from the exons ATGTCGATGTCGCTGTTGTTAACTCGTCACTGGCAGTTTTGCCGCAGACTCCCCACATTAACGATTCAAACACGTTTGCAGCAAACTAAACCAAAACTAGCGGTGTCTGGCGATGTCATACCCATATTCAGCAATGCACATCTTTTTCCAGAAAAAGTAGCATTGAGAGACACCATTGGCAGTTACACCTATGCCAGTTTGTTTATCAGTGCAAAGGAACTTAGCAAGACCATCACACAGAAACTTGACGCAAAAACTAATCAACGAGTGATGTTCCTTTGCTCAAACAATGCTGAATATGTAATTACATTATGGGCAATATGGATGTCTGGACAAATTG CTGTACCTCTTAGTCCTTTGCACCCCAAGAACATACTTCTCTACTACACCAATGACACTAACGCAAGTCTTTTGATAACAACTGAGAAATATGTTGACTTGATGCAAAGAGTAGCTAAAAATACTAATACAAATTTACATGTTCTCGATGACAAATTAAGATTAAATACTACTGAGAAAGTCGCTACCATCAAGTCTGACTTGGAAGCTCCATTATCATTGAGTTTTTATAGTAATAACAATGCTATGATTTTGTACACAAGCGGGACGACAGGAAATCCCAAGGGCGTAGTTCTCACACataaaaatttggtttttcaAGTCAATACTCTTCTGGAAGCGTGGAAGTGGGTACCGAACGACGTCATTCTCCACACTCTTCCCCTGCACCACGTTCACGGCATAGTTAACGCTTTACTCTGTCCATTGTATCTGGGAGCTAAAATTATTATGCTTCCTAAATTCGAAGCCAATTCGGTTTGGTCTCATTTATTAGGAGTTAACGCGCAACCGAGCGATCGCAGAATTACCGTGTACATGGCCGTTCCGACGATTTATGCAAAATTGATTGAAGAGTATGACAGAGTCTTCGGTTCTGATTCGCAAATGGTCGAATATATCAGAAATACGCTCAAAAATAAGATTAGATTGATGGTGAGCGGGTCAGCACCGCTGCCGTTTCCCATTTACGACAAGTGGTTGGAAATTTCCGGACATAGACTGTTGGAAAGATACGGAATGACCGAAATTGGAATGTGCCTCTCCAACTTGTACGATTCGAATCGAGAACCCGGTTACTTGGGACTACCGTTGCCGGGAGTTTCAGTTAAATTGATCGATAAACCTGAAAGTGCTACTCAAGAGATCACGGTGGTCGAATCGGTTAATAATAATGGCGAGGTAACGTGTGAAACTAACGATAAGTTCGCGTCAAATAATGAACTAAATGGAGAACTCCTCGTTAAGAGCGAAGGCGTTTTCAAGGAGTATTACAATAGGCCGGAAGCTACTAAAAAAGAATTCACCAACGACGGTTGGTTTAAAACGGGAGACATGTGTGCTTATTCACTTGATAaaggcaaatttaaaattttgggcAGAAAGAGTTCTGACATTATAAAGTCAGGAGGTTACAAAATTAGTGCAATTTCAGTTGAGACCGTACTGTTGGGACATCCCGATATTAAGGAATGCGTAGTAGTAGGATTGGAAGATCAAAAATGGGGACAAAGGGTTGCTGCAATTGTCATTTTACGCGAAGGCAAGAGCGTAACTGTCGATAGCCTGAAAAAGTGGGCAGCAGATAAATTGCCCAAGTATTCCTTGCCCACTGTATTAGAAATAGTCGAAGAAATTCCAAAGAATGCTATGGGTAAGGTCAATAAAAGACAGCTGACAGACAGTGTTTTCGGAAAATGA
- the LOC138124004 gene encoding MTOR-associated protein MEAK7, which translates to MGVNSSKKLAAKCSFLSKDEQHIVSNSFRLASKNSEKIKEEELTKLWGSQMDLRLLQYINNYLFGIGELRTQTVELERFAELFVFCTRGTVDEKLKVLIVSLGRSDSESNDIPYILVKEYVESIVASYMKIQKLSNTKQFKTWFSRGCFTSAQNIQRLAESLTHDLAAADSITRRALEVWLQGSTVLGQLLLFVFMHLYNISHKDKPQVSGEKSTVEESHTVSEKERDRSLVPFCRGLDLIPSYPSLLDLNQIVFINANLPQQYQLEWRFLFSSEIHGESFSTLIGRIVNQGPSVLVVEDRNGYMFGGFAPANWSLSPNFFGDDSSFLFTLAPRMRIFPSTGYNQHFQYLNLHQQTMPNGLAMGGQHSYCGLWIDSEYGKGHSSESCTTYSGYQQMSYSKDFSFRHLEVWGLGAPPLTPQEKGERVGMSATSVLDGNAESKTMLKMAGRTIHSEGLRDSPPN; encoded by the exons ATGGGTGTAAACAGCAGCAAAAAACTAGCAGCAAAGTGTTCTTTCCTATCAAAAGATGAACAGCACATTGTCAGCAACTCATTCCGACTTGCCAgcaaaaattctgaaaaaatCAAGGAAGAGGAACTTACG AAATTATGGGGCTCACAAATGGACTTGCGTCTTTTACAATATATAAACAACTATTTGTTTGGTATAGGCGAATTACGCACGCAAACTGTTGAACTTGAAAGGTTTGCTGAATTGTTTGTGTTTTGCACGAGGGGCACCGTAGACGAAAAACTAAAAGTTCTGATAGTATCTCTTGGGCGTAGCGATTCTGAAAGTAACGACATTCCATACATTCTAGTCAAAGAA TATGTGGAAAGCATAGTCGCTTCTTACATGAAAATTCAGAAATTGAGCAACACAAAACAGTTCAAAACCTGGTTTTCGCGGGGTTGTTTCACGTCCGCTCAAAATATTCAGAGATTAGCTGAGAGTTTGACACACGATCTGGCCGCGGCCGATAGCATAACAAGGAGAGCACTGGAGGTGTGGTTGCAAGGCTCAACAGTGCTCGGTCAATTGCTCCTTTTTGTTTTCATGCACTTGTACAACATTTCACATAAAGATAAGCCACAAGTTTCAGGTGAAAAGAGTACAGTTGAAGAATCGCACACCGTTAGTGAGAAAGAAAGAGACAGAAGTTTGGTACCGTTCTGTCGCGGACTCGATCTCATACCTTCCTATCCTAGTCTTTTGGATTTGAATCAGATAGTATTTATTAATGCGAATTTACCTCAACAGTATCAATTAGAAtggagatttttatttagttcGGAGATACACGGTGAATCTTTCTCCACTCTCATAG GTAGGATCGTTAATCAAGGACCGTCAGTGTTGGTGGTAGAAGACAGAAATGGGTATATGTTTGGTGGATTTGCACCAGCGAACTGGAGTCTAAGTCCAAATTTTTTCGGAGACGACAGCAGCTTCTTGTTTACGTTGGCGCCACGAATGAGAATTTTTCCGTCAACAGGATACAACCAACATTTCCAGTACCTAAATCTACACCAACAAACTATGCCCAACGGCCTG GCCATGGGGGGACAGCACAGTTACTGTGGTCTGTGGATTGACAGCGAATACGGCAAAGGACATTCGTCAGAGTCCTGCACGACGTACTCAGGTTACCAACAGATGTCCTACTCGAAAGATTTCTCTTTTAGACATTTAGAAGTTTGGGGTTTGGGAGCTCCTCCACTAACGCCCCAAGAAAAAGGGGAACGAGTGGGTATGAGTGCTACGAGTGTACTGGATGGAAATGCCGAAAGTAAGACCATGTTAAAAATGGCCGGCCGCACAATACACAGCGAAGGGCTGAGAGATTCACCTCCAAATTAA
- the Gbeta5 gene encoding guanine nucleotide-binding protein subunit beta-5 has product MAETEGKDCPIETIESLTKEAESLKKKLEDERQKLNDVTLATVADRLDIINYMNIKPRRTLKGHQAKVLCSDWSPDKRHIVSSSQDGKMIIWDAFTTNKEHAVTMPTTWVMACAYAPSGNLVACGGLDNKVTVYPLSLDEDVTLKKKTVGTHTSYMSCCIFPNSDQQILTGSGDSTCALWDVESGQLLQSFHGHSADVMSIDLAPSETGNTFVSGSCDKMVLIWDMRSGQCVQSFEGHESDVNSVKFHPSGDAVATGSDDATCRLFDLRADKEVAIYSKESIIFGVNSVDFSVSGRLLFAGYNDYTVNVWDTLKCVRVCLLYGHENRVSCLQVSPDGTALSTGSWDYTLRVWA; this is encoded by the exons ATGGCCGAGACAGAAGGTAAAGATTGCCCTATCGAGACTATCGAATCCTTGACGAAAGAAGCGgagtctttaaaaaaaaaattagaagacGAGAGACAAAAGTTAAATGACGTCACTT TGGCCACAGTTGCAGATCGCTTGGATATCATTAACTACATGAACATTAAACCCAGACGCACCCTCAAAGGTCATCAGGCTAAAGTTTTATGCTCCGATTGGTCCCCAGACAAGCGTCACATTGTCTCCTCATCACAA GACGGTAAAATGATAATTTGGGACGCTTTCACCACTAACAAGGAGCATGCAGTCACAATGCCTACGACGTGGGTGATGGCTTGCGCTTACGCTCCCTCAGGAAATTTAGTAGCTTGCGG GGGATTGGACAATAAAGTCACTGTCTACCCATTAAGTTTAGATGAGGACGTCACCCTCAAGAAAAAGACAGTGGGAACGCATACAAGTTACATGAGTTGCTGCATTTTTCCCAATTCTGATCAGCAGATACTGACTGGCAGCGGCGACTCAACTTGCGCCCTGTGGGACGTAGAGTCGGGACAATTATTGCAGAGCTTTCATGGCCACTCAGCTGACGTCATGTCGATAGATTTGGCGCCGTCAGAGACGGGCAACACTTTTGTTTCAGGG AGTTGCGACAAGATGGTTCTGATTTGGGACATGCGTTCTGGCCAGTGCGTTCAGTCTTTTGAAGGGCACGAGTCGGATGTTAACAGCGTCAAGTTTCACCCAAGCGGGGACGCAGTCGCCACCGGAAGTGATGACGCAACC TGCAGGTTATTCGATCTGAGGGCCGACAAAGAGGTTGCCATTTACAGCAAAGAAAGTATTATTTTCGGTGTGAACTCGGTAGATTTTTCAGTATCAG GTCGACTCTTATTTGCTGGTTACAATGATTACACTGTTAACGTCTGGGACACTCTCAAATGTGTCAGAGTTTGTTTGCTGTACGGACACGAGAATAGAGTATCGTGTCTACAAGTCTCACCAGATGGCACCGCACTTTCCACAGGCTCTTGGGATTACACTCTTAGG gTCTGGGCATAA
- the CIA30 gene encoding complex I intermediate-associated protein 30, mitochondrial: MYLMRRAIFSKIKINENTMKSIHTTSFLNTFWERDEKGGYNTKTEVSMKEKLRVGLQELKKEIALWKQELKEDFEMDPILVCRPGETDVVWKFDSEESLKQWVVTSDSDHGEGFSTCSLVLTNNGKGLFSGELSTRVPKDGRIKRAGYCNIKTLRARKSFKRETYLDWNNYNMLVLRIRGDGRSYMLNISTRGYYDILWNDIYHYVLYTRGGPYWQTTKIPFSKFFLASKGRVQDKQYPIHLGRITNFGISAGDKVNGSFSLEIDYVGLEYDPNHKEEFAYEMYQTPKYIAAT; encoded by the exons atgTATCTCATGAGACGTGCaatatttagtaaaattaaaataaacgaaaatACTATGAAGTCAATACATACGACGTCTTTTCTAAATACGTTTTGGGAACGAGATGAAAAAGGAGGTTATAATACCAAGACGGAAGTATCTATGAAGGAGAAATTGAGAGTGGGTCTgcaagaattaaaaaaagagataGCTCTTTGGAAACAAGAATTGAAAGAAGACTTCGAAATGGATCCAATTTTAGTTTGTAGGCCAGGAGAAACTGATGTCGTTTGGAAGTTTGATAGTGAAGAATCACTTAAACAATGGGTCGTGACTAGTGACAGTGATCATGGGGAAGGTTTTAGCACTTGTAGTTTAGTTTTGACAAACAATGGGAAGGGACTGTTCTCAGGAGAATTAAGCACAAGGGTGCCAAAAGATGGCCGTATTAAACGGGCTGGTTACTGTAATATTAAAACTCTCAGAGCTAGA aaGTCGTTCAAAAGAGAAACCTATTTAGATTGGAATAATTATAACATGCTTGTTTTGAGAATTAGAGGGGATGGGCGATCTTACATGTTAAATATATCAACAAGGGGGTATTACGACATTTTATGGAATGATATATATCATTATGTATTATATACACGAGGGGGACCTTATTGGCAAACCACTAAA attccattttcaaaattttttctagCATCAAAAGGCAGGGTGCAAGACAAACAGTATCCAATTCATTTAGGCAGAATAacaaattttggaatttcaGCTGGTGACAAAGTGAATGGTTCATTTTCACTTGAAATTGATTATGTTGGTTTAGAATATGATCCAAATCACAAAGAAGAATTTGCATATGAAATGTATCAAACACCTAAATACATTGCTGCAACTTAG
- the CLS gene encoding probable cardiolipin synthase (CMP-forming), producing MNAIRFSNIVTRKLLERSQFWTCVATCREQNSPLGKHSFHYQLFCTTSNKESDQLDHRKFLVKSDFKAYIEQNKEKLRDTEQRIKNKGTIILQDIKETTDKVKGKVEEVIERENVYTIPNFLCVSRILISPYLGMLIVQSDFNFALAILGVAAVTDLLDGWIARTWENQSSKMGSFLDPMADKVLIATLFLSLTYADLIPIALTSMIIARDIVLVVAGFIIRYRSLPPPRTLSRYFDVTHATAQLAPTFISKINTGVQLLLVGSTLAAPVFHYVGHPLLEYLWYITGATTIAAGLSYVVSKNTYRYLSKKK from the exons ATGAATGCAATCAGATTTAGCAACATCGTTACTAGAAAATTATTGGAACGATCTCAATTCTGGACTTGTGTAGCAACATGTAGGGAACAGAATAGTCCTTTGGGCAAACATTCATTCCACTATCAACTTTTTTGTACAACTTCAAATAAAGAAAGTGATCAACTTGATCATCGCAAATTTTTAGTTAAAAGCGACTTTAAAGCGTacatcgaacaaaataaagaaaaactcCGTGATACTGAacaaagaataaaaaacaaaggAACAATCATTTTACAAGACATCAAAGAAACGACAGATAAGGTTAAAGGCAAAGTTGAGGAAGTGATTGAACGCGAAAATGTCTACACAATTCCCAACTTTTTATGTGTTTCCAGAATACTCATTTCGCCATATCTAGGCATGTTGATAGTTCAATCGGATTTCAATTTTGCTTTAGCTATTCTGGGGGTTGCTGCAGTTACTgattta CTTGATGGTTGGATTGCCAGAACATGGGAGAATCAGTCATCAAAGATGGGAAGCTTTCTCGACCCAATGGCTGATAAAGTCTTGATAGcaactttgtttttatcaCTCACTTATGCTGATTTGATACCGATTGCCCTGACCAGCATGATCATTGCGCGTGACATCGTTTTGGTGGTTGCTGGGTTCATTATACGTTACAGATCTTTACCGCCTCCA AGAACTTTGAGTCGATATTTTGACGTGACTCATGCCACTGCTCAATTAGCTCCCACTTTTATTAGTAAAATAAACACTGGAGTACAGTTACTGTTGGTTGGGTCGACTCTAGCGGCGCCCGTGTTCCATTACGTGGGTCATCCGTTGCTGGAATATCTGTG gTATATAACTGGTGCAACCACCATAGCAGCGGGACTCAGTTACGTTGTCTCTAAAAACACATACCGATATTTATCAAAGAAAAAGTAG
- the pic gene encoding DNA damage-binding protein 1 has product MVHHYVVTAHKPTAVTACVTGNFTSASDLNLIVAKNTRLEIYLVTPEGLRPVKEVGLYGKVAVMKLFRPQHEKKDLLFIVTMRYNAMILECVNDADNLDIITKAHGNVSDKIGKPSETGILAVIDPKARVIGLRLYDGLFKIIPLEKDNSELKASNIRIDELQVHDVEFLHGCANPTLILIHQDVNGRHVKTHEISLREKEFVKVPWRQDNVETEASMIIPVPSPLGGAIIIGQENILYHDGITSVVVAPAVIKQSTIICYAKVDPGGLRYLLGDMAGHLFMLFMEVENRGEGNDIVKDLKVELLGEIATPECITYLDNGVLFIGSRMGDSQLVKLTTKPNESGSYVTVMESFTNLAPILDMCVVDLERQGQGQLVTCSGAFKEGSLRIIRNGIGIQEHASMDLPGIKGMWALQVASGGRLDNTLVLAFVGQTCVLSLNGEEVEQTDIAGFASDQQTFYCGNVIHEQIVQVTPISARLVSTQNKTLLAEWKPPSDKNIGVVACNTSQIIVSTGSILYYIEIHQNELIMKGTTTLDVEVACLDISPLGEGSMTSEYVAVGLWTDITARILRIPDLSEATKEYLGGEIIPRSVLMTCFEGHNYLLCALGDGSMFYFVFHKESGTLSDKKRVTLGTQPTVLRTFRSLSTTNVFACSDRPTVIYSSNHKLVFSNVNMKEVNHMCSLNAEAYPDSLALATDSSVTIGTIDEIQKLHIRTVPLHESPRRIAYQEESQTFGVLTARIDIQDSTGLNPARPSASTMAQSVTVSSSVGSLSMSKSSSSTLIGGNIIPDYGQEVEVHNLLIIDQHTFEVLHAHQLMQQEYAMSLISTNRLGTDMNEYYVVGTAIVNPEESEPKQGRILIFHWNDNKLTQVSEKEIKGACFSLAEFNGKLLASINSTVRLFEWTVEKELRLECSHFNNILTLYLKTKGDFILLGDLMRSMTLLQYKTMEGSFEEIARDFNPNWMTAVEILDDDVFLGAENSFNIFVCQKDSAATTDEERSQMHEVGQFHVGDMINVFRHGSLVMQNLGETSTPTTGCVLFGTVGGAIGLVTQITSDFYDFLLELQNKLSTVIKSVGKIEHSHWRAFNTDIKTEASEGFIDGDLIESFLDLSHDKMKEVSDGLQMTGEGGMKQECTVDDLVKMVEDLTRIH; this is encoded by the exons aTGGTTCACCATTATGTTGTTACTGCTCATAAGCCAACAGCTGTGACAGCATGTGTGACAG GAAATTTCACGTCCGCGTCCGATTTGAACTTGATCGTGGCCAAAAATACACGATTGGAGATCTATCTCGTCACACCCGAAGGTCTAAGACCCGTAAAAGAAGTCGGATTGTATGGGAAAGTTGCTGTTATGAAACTGTTTCGACCTCAA CATGAGAAGAAagatttgttatttattgtaacCATGCGTTACAACGCAATGATTTTGGAATGCGTAAATGATGCTGACAATTTGGACATAATTACCAAAGCTCACGGTAATGTTTCTGATAAAATTGGTAAACCATCTGAGACCGGAATTTTGGCGGTGATCGACCCAAAAGCTCGTGTGATCGGATTGCGTCTGTATgatggtttatttaaaataatcccTTTAGAGAAAGACAATTCAGAATTAAAAGCGTCCAATATCAG AATTGACGAATTACAAGTACACGATGTCGAATTTTTGCACGGATGCGCAAACCCGACCCTAATTTTGATCCATCAAGATGTGAACGGTCGTCACGTTAAAACCCACGAGATTTCTCTCAGAGAAAAAGAATTCGTTAAAGTACCATGGAGGCAAGACAATGTGGAAACTGAAGCTTCCATGATCATTCCAGTGCCGTCGCCACTAGGTGGCGCCATAATCATCGGGCAAGAAAACATTCTTTACCATGACGGCATCACTTCTGTGGTCGTCGCACCAGCCGTCATCAAACAAAGTACTATTATTTGCTATGCCAAAGTCGACCCCGGCGGTCTGCGGTACCTTCTGGGGGACATGGCGGGTCATCTCTTCATGCTGTTCATGGAAGTGGAGAATCGCGGCGAGGGTAACGACATCGTCAAGGACTTGAAAGTAGAACTGTTGGGAGAGATTGCAACCCCGGAGTGTATAACGTACTTGGACAACGGGGTGTTGTTTATCGGGTCGAGAATGGGGGATTCCCAGTTGGTTAAGTTAACCACCAAACCAAACGAGAGCGGCTCGTATGTTACTGTTATGGAGTCGTTTACGAATTTGGCACCGATTTTGGATATGTGCGTTGTCGATTTAGAGCGACAAGGTCAAGGGCAGTTGGTTACGTGCTCGGGAGCGTTCAAAGAAGGTTCTTTGAGGATCATAAGAAACGGAATCGGGATTCAGGAACACGCGTCTATGGATTTGCCGGGGATCAAGGGGATGTGGGCCCTGCAGGTAGCTTCAG GTGGTCGTCTCGACAACACTTTGGTATTAGCTTTCGTCGGCCAGACTTGCGTCTTGAGTTTGAATGGTGAAGAAGTTGAGCAAACCGACATTGCCGGTTTCGCTTCCGATCAGCAAACATTCTATTGCGGCAACGTTATTCATGAACAGATCGTTCAGGTAACTCCAATTTCAGCTCGATTAGTTTCAACCCAAAATAAAACGCTTCTGGCCGAATGGAAACCACCCAGCGATAAAAACATCGGAGTGGTAGCGTGTAACACGTCACAGATCATTGTTTCGACCGGTTCCATTTTGTATTACATAGAAATCCATCAAAACGAACTTATCATGAAGGG AACGACCACTTTGGACGTGGAAGTAGCTTGTTTAGACATCAGTCCTCTAGGTGAAGGCTCAATGACTTCCGAATATGTGGCGGTGGGACTCTGGACAGACATCACGGCACGAATATTGCGTATACCCGATCTGTCTGAAGCGACCAAAGAGTATTTAGGGGGAG aaaTTATACCTAGGTCAGTTTTGATGACCTGTTTCGAAGGTCACAACTATCTTTTATGTGCCTTGGGAGACGGATCTATGTTTTATTTCGTATTTCATAAAGAGTCGGGAACTTTGAGTGACAAGAAAAGAGTCACATTGGGTACACAACCCACCGTGCTGCGAACTTTCCGTTCGTTGAGCACCACTAATGTATTTGCTTGTTCGGATCGACCCACCGTAATTTATTCGTCAAATCATAAGCTCGTTTTCTCAAATGTTAATATGAAAGAGGTCAACCACATGTGCTCTTTGAATGCGGAAGCGTACCCGGATAGTTTGGCTTTAGCCACCGATTCTTCAGTAACGATCGGGACGATCGACGAAATACAAAAGTTGCACATAAGAACGGTACCGCTGCACGAGTCACCGAGGAGGATAGCTTACCAGGAAGAGTCGCAG ACTTTTGGGGTGCTGACCGCACGCATTGACATTCAAGATTCAACCGGTTTGAACCCGGCGCGTCCCAGCGCTTCGACTATGGCACAGTCGGTGACGGTCTCGAGCAGCGTGGGTTCATTGTCGATGAGCAAATCGAGCAGCAGTACGCTGATCGGTGGTAACATAATTCCCGATTACGGACAAGAAGTTGAAGTACACAATTTACTCATCATCGATCAACACACATTCGAAGTGTTGCACGCTCACCAACTCATGCAACAAGAATACGCCATGTCTCTTATTTCGACCAATCGTTTAGGAACAGACATGAACGAATACTACGTGGTCGGTACTGCGATCGTCAATCCTGAAGAGTCCGAGCCCAAGCAGGGTCGCATCTTGATTTTCCATTGGAACGATAATAAGCTGACGCAAGTGTCGGAGAAAGAGATCAAAGGCGCTTGTTTCTCTCTGGCAGAGTTTAACGGTAAATTATTAGCGAGCATCAATAGCACGGTGCGATTGTTCGAGTGGACCGTTGAAAAAGAATTGAGATTGGAATGTTCTCATTTCAATAATATTCTAACGTTGTACTTAAAAACAAAGggggattttattttgttgggCGACCTGATGCGGAGCATGACGTTGCTGCAATACAAGACTATGGAGGGTAGTTTCGAGGAGATTGCGAGAGATTTCAATCCGAATTGGATGACTGCGGTGGAAATTCTCGACGACGACGTCTTTCTAGGGGCCGAAAATTCTTTTAACATTTTCGTGTGTCAGAAAGACAGTGCGGCGACCACGGACGAAGAGAGATCGCAGATGCACGAAGTCGGACAGTTTCACGTGGGAGATATGATCAACGTTTTTAGGCACGGATCCCTAGTCATGCAAAATTTAGGAGAGACCTCGACACCAACCACCGGATGTGTTCTGTTCGGAACGGTCGGTGGTGCTATTG GATTGGTCACGCAGATCACTTCTGACTTTTACGATTTTCTCTTAGAATTACAGAATAAATTGTCTACCGTTATAAAATCTGTCGGTAAAATAGAGCACTCTCATTGGAGGGCGTTCAACACCGACATCAAAACTGAAGCTAGTGAAGGCTTTATAGACGGGGATTTGATCGAGAGTTTTTTGGATTTATCACATGACAAAATGAAAGAAGTGTCTGATGGATTGCAG ATGACCGGTGAGGGAGGAATGAAACAAGAATGTACGGTCGATGACCTCGTAAAAATGGTGGAAGATTTAACAAGAATACATTAA